One part of the Microbulbifer sp. THAF38 genome encodes these proteins:
- a CDS encoding MerR family transcriptional regulator, giving the protein MVEIESPTKAHLPIREVARRTGVHPVTLRAWERRYGLLTPARTGKGHRLYSEEEIRRIEEVLACLARGVAIGRVRELLERGPASLVATEQAENTAGSWREIIDEAYDLSQDFADLKLRQRLDQWIAAFPPALLLDHWLKPLHAKLARQRQSEPAQHFFWQLFYEQLLLANGIARKNLGKDRVTCEKRVLLLDFPGNDQRAFIQLFCATLLAAGCDVVVLDYRAALLELESTVKKLNVDAVLCYSHRALSKAFLHKELPSSIQILQTPLWLLGDFVEMQSAELGRLKKLPIISMLSGDTDGVMRQLREQLKR; this is encoded by the coding sequence CGCGAGGTGGCGCGTCGCACCGGCGTTCATCCCGTCACCCTGCGGGCTTGGGAGCGTCGTTACGGCCTGTTAACGCCAGCCAGAACCGGTAAGGGACACCGACTCTACAGTGAAGAGGAAATAAGGCGTATCGAAGAGGTGCTCGCCTGCCTAGCCCGCGGTGTGGCTATCGGACGGGTACGGGAGCTGTTGGAGCGTGGACCGGCTTCTCTTGTGGCCACAGAGCAAGCAGAAAATACGGCTGGCAGCTGGCGCGAAATAATTGATGAGGCTTATGATTTGTCGCAGGACTTTGCCGACTTAAAGCTGCGCCAGCGCCTGGATCAGTGGATTGCTGCCTTCCCACCAGCGCTGCTACTCGATCACTGGCTAAAGCCCCTGCATGCCAAACTGGCCAGGCAGCGACAATCAGAGCCTGCTCAACATTTTTTCTGGCAGCTTTTCTATGAGCAGCTGTTATTAGCTAATGGTATAGCGCGTAAAAATCTTGGCAAAGACCGGGTAACTTGTGAGAAGCGAGTATTGTTGCTGGATTTTCCCGGCAATGATCAGCGGGCCTTTATACAATTATTTTGCGCGACACTTTTGGCTGCTGGTTGTGATGTGGTAGTTCTGGATTATCGCGCTGCCCTGCTGGAGTTGGAGAGTACTGTGAAAAAGCTCAATGTGGATGCAGTGCTCTGCTATAGCCATCGGGCACTTTCGAAAGCTTTTCTTCACAAAGAATTACCTAGTTCAATACAAATTCTTCAAACACCTCTTTGGTTGCTGGGGGATTTTGTCGAAATGCAGTCTGCTGAGTTGGGTAGGCTAAAGAAGCTTCCGATTATCTCGATGTTATCTGGTGATACAGACGGTGTGATGCGGCAATTGCGGGAGCAGCTGAAACGATGA
- a CDS encoding deoxyribodipyrimidine photo-lyase, whose product MSGKKSLQRGLVWLRNDLRIHDNSALYHASTRCDQLAAVFIACPDTWKSHDEGDALVSFRMACLQELQEQLRLRNIPLYYLEVSKFSQVPHALQQITERLKAEALFANAEYPLNEQRRDKAVRGKLQESGVQVEYYSDRTLLPPGAVRTASGDPYKVFTPFKRALIQLCAESEVKPLPMPKKMPSTDKGEHWPKWLGLEVEGNGKLTQKIPSQLPQYSLDIDGSGRVKGWESGEKAAQKHLKAFAEIIDKYQAERDFPAKDSTSHLSPYLNCGAISIRQCVHMALNLNKGLWQGGNEGIACWISELVWREFYTHLLADFPRLSMGKPFKEETEQVPWCYDKDLFSRWTRGETGVPIVDAAMRQLNETAWMHNRLRMIVASFLSKNMLIDWRWGERYFMQNLIDGDFASNNGGWQWTASTGTDAAPYFRVFNPYSQSQKFDPNGDFIRRYVPELASLSNKEIHEPPKVEGYPQVICDVGAGRKRAIEVFANLK is encoded by the coding sequence ATGAGTGGAAAAAAGTCTCTGCAGCGAGGCCTGGTTTGGTTGCGCAACGATTTGCGCATTCATGATAATTCGGCGTTGTACCACGCTAGTACCCGATGTGACCAATTGGCCGCGGTTTTTATTGCCTGTCCGGATACCTGGAAAAGCCATGATGAAGGGGATGCACTGGTCTCATTTCGGATGGCTTGCCTACAAGAATTACAAGAACAGTTGCGACTTCGCAATATCCCTTTGTACTACCTCGAAGTCTCTAAATTTTCCCAGGTACCTCATGCGCTACAGCAAATTACCGAGCGCCTGAAAGCGGAGGCTCTGTTTGCCAATGCTGAGTATCCATTGAATGAACAACGCCGGGACAAAGCAGTACGGGGAAAACTGCAGGAAAGCGGCGTTCAAGTGGAATACTACAGTGATCGAACGCTGTTGCCACCGGGGGCGGTTAGAACAGCCAGTGGTGACCCCTACAAAGTGTTTACGCCCTTTAAGCGTGCGCTGATCCAGCTGTGTGCCGAGAGCGAAGTTAAACCCCTACCTATGCCCAAGAAAATGCCTTCTACGGATAAGGGAGAACACTGGCCTAAATGGTTGGGGTTGGAAGTGGAGGGAAACGGCAAGCTTACGCAGAAAATCCCCTCCCAATTACCGCAGTATTCGTTGGATATTGATGGATCGGGTAGAGTGAAGGGTTGGGAGAGTGGGGAGAAGGCAGCGCAGAAACATTTGAAAGCTTTTGCTGAAATTATCGATAAATACCAGGCAGAGAGAGACTTCCCTGCGAAGGATAGTACTTCTCACCTTTCTCCCTATTTAAACTGCGGGGCTATTTCCATTCGCCAATGTGTTCATATGGCCCTCAACCTAAATAAAGGGCTTTGGCAGGGAGGGAATGAAGGAATTGCCTGCTGGATTAGTGAACTCGTCTGGCGGGAGTTTTATACGCATTTGCTTGCGGATTTTCCTCGCCTAAGTATGGGCAAACCATTCAAAGAGGAAACAGAACAGGTTCCATGGTGCTACGACAAGGATTTGTTTTCCCGCTGGACTCGTGGTGAAACCGGGGTACCTATCGTCGATGCTGCTATGCGCCAGCTAAATGAAACCGCATGGATGCATAACCGGTTACGTATGATTGTCGCCTCGTTTTTGAGCAAAAATATGCTGATTGATTGGCGTTGGGGTGAGCGCTATTTTATGCAAAATTTAATTGATGGTGACTTTGCCTCTAACAATGGCGGTTGGCAGTGGACTGCCTCCACCGGCACTGATGCGGCGCCCTATTTCCGTGTATTCAACCCCTATAGTCAATCGCAAAAATTCGATCCTAATGGAGATTTCATTCGTCGATATGTGCCGGAGCTTGCCTCATTGAGTAATAAGGAAATTCATGAGCCACCCAAGGTTGAGGGATATCCCCAGGTGATTTGTGATGTGGGGGCCGGGCGTAAGCGGGCGATAGAGGTTTTCGCCAATCTCAAGTAG
- a CDS encoding CPXCG motif-containing cysteine-rich protein yields the protein MNPIIEETIQCPYCGEYFSTLVDTTMLPQEYTEDCQVCCRPIIFQVNSDLNANISVNVYREDETF from the coding sequence GTGAACCCAATCATTGAAGAAACCATACAGTGTCCCTATTGCGGTGAATATTTCAGTACACTGGTCGATACCACTATGCTTCCCCAGGAGTACACCGAAGATTGTCAGGTGTGCTGTAGGCCCATCATTTTTCAGGTTAATTCTGACTTAAACGCCAACATCTCTGTCAATGTTTACAGAGAGGATGAGACTTTTTGA